The proteins below come from a single Denticeps clupeoides chromosome 15, fDenClu1.1, whole genome shotgun sequence genomic window:
- the usp44 gene encoding ubiquitin carboxyl-terminal hydrolase 44, protein MDRCRHVFRLRLARDHSILNPQKWHCVDCNTTESVWACLSCSHVACGRYIEEHALQHFEEQRHPLALEVNELYVFCYLCDDYVLNDNATGDLKLLRSTLSAIKSQCYEVTTRSGRTLRSAGLAGDGPAGTRTQELQLRDEDRMFTALWHRRRSLLGRAFRCWFGQTASGQRLLGQERKREAQEKRRSLKRKAKEQPEKPSPRKSSRLRRQTQRTAAQPGLRAARERSSALSAGTKRQAAPEKKKRRRRSRTPAPAPKPKARRLRHTKKPTKAVSKKNGDSPIKRRPTVTPGVTGLRNLGNTCYMNSILQVLSHLHLFRECFLQLDLNQALELLASAVNGKLVPKGLGPPSLAQQKTAGPGSGLSGGASRSRNMELIQPKEPSSSHLSLCHELHTLFQVMWSGKWALVSPFAMLHSVWQLIPAFRGYAQQDAQEFLCELLDKVQRELESSTHADAHPGTLAPASVPTSQRRLIKQVLSVVNTIFHGQLLSQVRCLACNHHSNTVEPFWDLSLEFPQRYHSSSKEPQGECLLTEMLAKFTETEALEGSIYACEQCNMTSCLTSPCLSLQDRRRRHSKSILLTEAQKQLMIHKLPHVLRLHLKRFRWSGRNHREKIGVHVTFDQILNMEPYCCRDSTPSGTHFLYELSAVVMHHGKGFGSGHYTAYCYNTEGGFWVHCNDSKLSVCSVEEVCKAQAYILFYTQRLSQEKARTDP, encoded by the exons ATGGACAGGTGCAGGCACGTGTTCCGTTTGCGCCTGGCGCGGGACCACTCCATCCTGAACCCTCAGAAGTGGCACTGTGTGGATTGCAACACCACCGAGTCCGTTTGGGCGTGCCTGAGCTGCTCCCACGTGGCGTGCGGGCGCTACATCGAGGAGCACGCCCTTCAGCACTTTGAGGAACAGCGCCACCCGCTGGCGCTGGAAGTGAACGAGCTGTACGTCTTTTGCTACCTTTGTGACGATTACGTGTTGAATGACAATGCCACAGGGGACCTGAAGCTCCTTCGCAGCACACTCAGTGCCATTAAGAGCCAGTGCTATGAGGTCACCACGCGAAGCGGGCGGACCCTCCGCTCCGCGGGCCTCGCGGGAGATGGTCCGGCAGGCACGCGGACACAAGAGCTGCAGCTGCGCGACGAGGACCGCATGTTCACCGCGCTCTGGCACCGGCGGCGCAGCCTGCTGGGCCGCGCCTTCCGCTGCTGGTTCGGCCAGACGGCCAGCGGGCAGAGGCTGCTGGGGCAGGAGCGCAAGCGCGAGGCGCAGGAAAAGAGGCGGTCCCTCAAGCGCAAGGCGAAGGAGCAGCCGGAGAAGCCGTCGCCCCGGAAGAGCTCGCGTCTCCGGAGGCAGACCCAGAGGACCGCGGCGCAGCCCGGCCTGAGGGCGGCTCGCGAGCGCAGCTCCGCCCTCTCCGCCGGCACCAAGCGGCAGGCTGCGCCGGAGAAGAAGAAGCGGCGGAGGAGGTCCCGGACCCCGGCTCCCGCGCCAAAGCCTAAAGCCAGGCGACTCAGGCACACCAAAAAGCCCACCAAAGCAGTTAGTAAAAAAAACGGGGATTCGCCAATCAAACGGCGGCCCACGGTGACCCCCGGGGTCACCGGCCTGCGTAACCTTGGCAACACGTGCTACATGAACTCCATACTGCAGGTGCTGAGTCACTTGCACTTGTTCAGGGAGTGTTTCCTGCAGCTGGACCTCAACCAGGCTCTGGAGCTGCTGGCCTCGGCCGTCAACGGCAAGCTGGTCCCGAAGGGCCTCGGGCCCCCCAGCCTGGCCCAGCAGAAGACCGCCGGCCCGGGCTCGGGGCTGAGCGGCGGCGCCTCGCGCTCCAGGAACATGGAGCTCATCCAGCCCAAAGAGCCCAGCTCCTCGCACCTGTCGCTCTGCCACGAGCTGCACACCCTGTTCCAGGTGATGTGGTCGGGGAAGTGGGCCCTGGTGTCCCCCTTCGCCATGCTCCACTCGGTGTGGCAGCTGATCCCGGCGTTCCGGGGCTACGCCCAGCAGGACGCGCAGGAGTTCCTGTGCGAGCTGCTGGACAAGGTGCAGAGGGAGCTGGAGAGCAGCACGCATGCCGACGCGCACCCGGGGACCCTGGCGCCGGCCAGCGTGCCCACCTCGCAGCGGCGGCTGATCAAGCAGGTTCTCAGTGTGGTCAACACCATATTCCACGGGCAGCTGCTTAGCCAG GTGAGGTGCTTGGCGTGTAATCATCACTCCAACACAGTAGAGCCGTTTTGGGACCTCTCACTGGAGTTTCCCCAGCGCTACCATAGTAGCAGCAAGGAGCCGCAGGGGGAGTGCCTTCTGACTGAGATGCTGGCCAAATTTACCGAGACGGAGGCGCTGGAGGGCAGCATATACGCCTGCGAGCAGTGCAACA tgaCGTCATGCCTCACCTCACCCTGTCTGTCTCTGCAAGACAGACGGCGGCGCCATTCAAAGTCTATTCTCCTCACCGAAGCACAGAAGCAGCTGATGATCCACAAACTGCCACATGTTCTGAGACTCCACCTCAAACGCTTCAG GTGGTCAGGGCGCAACCACAGGGAGAAGATTGGGGTGCACGTAACCTTTGATCAGATCCTCAACATGGAGCCATACTGTTGCAGAGACTCGACACCGTCTGGGACACACTTTTTGTATGAGCTTTCTGCAGTTGTGATGCACCATGGGAAGGGCTTTGGCTCTGGACATTACACTGCCTATTGTTATAACACAGAGGGAG gGTTCTGGGTGCACTGTAATGACTCAAaactgagtgtgtgttctgtggaaGAGGTGTGTAAAGCGCAGGCGTACATCCTCTTTTACACACAGCGCCTTTCTCAGGAGAAAGCCAGGACTGACCCTTGA
- the metap2a gene encoding methionine aminopeptidase 2 isoform X2 — MAEADVPQPAAAAAEDEQPDAAEECGRKRRRKRRKSKAATGHLGTNGDDLGDVSKLMEQQTLEEKEGEEDGGEEAKVQTDPPSVPICDLYPNDAFPFGEECEYPPSQDGRSAAWRCSSKEKRVMDKANEEIWNDFRQAAEAHRQVRQYIRSWVQPGMSMIDICERLENCSRTLIKENGLNAGLAFPTGCSLNNCAAHYTPNAGDPTVLQYDDVCKIDFGTHINGRIIDCAFTITFNPKYDRLLEAVKDATDTGIKCAGIDVRLCDVGESIQEVMESYEVEIDGKTYQVKPIRNLNGHSIGQYQIHGGKTVPIVKGGEATRMEECEVYAIETFGSTGKGVVHDDMECSHYMKNFDVGHVPIRLPRAKHILNVVNENFGTLAFCRRWLDRLGESKYLMALKNLCDLGIIDPYPPLCDAKGSYTAQFEHTILLRPTCKEVVSRGDDY, encoded by the exons ATGGCGGAGGCGGACGTGCCCCAGCcggcggctgcggcggcggAGGACGAGCAGCCGGACGCCGCCGAGGAGtgcgggaggaagaggaggcggaagaggaggaagagcaagGCGGCGACCG GACACCTGGGCACTAATGGTGATGACTTGGGTGATGTGAGTAAGCTGATGGAGCAGCAAACCCTGGAAGAAAAAGAGGGTGAGGAGGACGGTGGAGAGGAAG CTAAAGTGCAGACCGATCCGCCTTCGGTTCCCATATGTGACTTATATCCCAACGATGCGTTTCCTTTCGGAGAGGAATGTGAATATCCTCCTTCTCAAGATGG gcgCAGTGCTGCCTGGCGGTGCAGTAGCAAGGAGAAGCGAGTGATGGATAAAGCCAATGAGGAAATATGGAATGATTTTAGGCAGGCGGCTGAGGCTCACCGGCAGGTTCGACAGTACATCAGGAGCTGGGTCCAGCCCGGCATGAGCATGATTGACATCTG TGAGCGTTTGGAGAATTGTTCTCGGACGCTGATAAAGGAGAACGGGCTGAACGCAGGCCTGGCATTCCCCACAGGCTGTTCTCTGAACAACTGCGCTGCCCACTACACCCCCAATGCTGGAGACCCCACAGTGCTGCAGTATGATGACGTGTGTAAGATCGACTTTGGCACTCACATTAACG GGAGGATTATTGATTGTGCCTTCACCATCACCTTCAACCCTAAGTATGACAGACTGCTGGAGGCAGTGAAAGATGCCACCGACACTGGAATCAAG TGTGCTGGGATAGATGTACGTCTGTGCGATGTTGGTGAGTCGATACAGGAAGTTATGGAGTCTTATGAAGTGGAGATTGATGGGAAAACTTACCAAG TGAAGCCAATCCGAAATCTGAATGGCCATTCCATTGGTCAGTACCAGATCCACGGCGGCAAAACAGTCCCGATTGTAAAGGGGGGAGAGGCCACAAGAATGGAG gAATGTGAGGTTTATGCCATTGAGACCTTTGGCAGCACAGGCAAAGGTGTGGTCCATGATGATATGGAATGCTCACACTACATGAAGAACTTTGACGTGGGACATGTTCCCATCAG GCTTCCACGTGCAAAGCACATCTTGAACGTGGTGAACGAGAACTTCGGCACATTGGCATTTTGCAGACGGTGGCTTGATCGCCTGGGAGAGTCCAAGTATTTGATGGCCCTGAAGAATCTGTGTGACCTTGGCATCATCGACCCCTATCCTCCCCTCTGCGACGCCAAAGGAAGCTACACAGCCCAGTTTGAACACACCATCCTTCTCAGGCCGACCTGCAAAGAGGTGGTCAGCCGGGGGGACGACTACTGA
- the metap2a gene encoding methionine aminopeptidase 2 isoform X1, producing MAEADVPQPAAAAAEDEQPDAAEECGRKRRRKRRKSKAATGHLGTNGDDLGDVSKLMEQQTLEEKEGEEDGGEEDVEDADNVAGKKKKKKKKKKGPKVQTDPPSVPICDLYPNDAFPFGEECEYPPSQDGRSAAWRCSSKEKRVMDKANEEIWNDFRQAAEAHRQVRQYIRSWVQPGMSMIDICERLENCSRTLIKENGLNAGLAFPTGCSLNNCAAHYTPNAGDPTVLQYDDVCKIDFGTHINGRIIDCAFTITFNPKYDRLLEAVKDATDTGIKCAGIDVRLCDVGESIQEVMESYEVEIDGKTYQVKPIRNLNGHSIGQYQIHGGKTVPIVKGGEATRMEECEVYAIETFGSTGKGVVHDDMECSHYMKNFDVGHVPIRLPRAKHILNVVNENFGTLAFCRRWLDRLGESKYLMALKNLCDLGIIDPYPPLCDAKGSYTAQFEHTILLRPTCKEVVSRGDDY from the exons ATGGCGGAGGCGGACGTGCCCCAGCcggcggctgcggcggcggAGGACGAGCAGCCGGACGCCGCCGAGGAGtgcgggaggaagaggaggcggaagaggaggaagagcaagGCGGCGACCG GACACCTGGGCACTAATGGTGATGACTTGGGTGATGTGAGTAAGCTGATGGAGCAGCAAACCCTGGAAGAAAAAGAGGGTGAGGAGGACGGTGGAGAGGAAG ACGTTGAGGATGCCGACAATGTGGCTggcaagaagaaaaagaagaagaaaaagaagaaaggac CTAAAGTGCAGACCGATCCGCCTTCGGTTCCCATATGTGACTTATATCCCAACGATGCGTTTCCTTTCGGAGAGGAATGTGAATATCCTCCTTCTCAAGATGG gcgCAGTGCTGCCTGGCGGTGCAGTAGCAAGGAGAAGCGAGTGATGGATAAAGCCAATGAGGAAATATGGAATGATTTTAGGCAGGCGGCTGAGGCTCACCGGCAGGTTCGACAGTACATCAGGAGCTGGGTCCAGCCCGGCATGAGCATGATTGACATCTG TGAGCGTTTGGAGAATTGTTCTCGGACGCTGATAAAGGAGAACGGGCTGAACGCAGGCCTGGCATTCCCCACAGGCTGTTCTCTGAACAACTGCGCTGCCCACTACACCCCCAATGCTGGAGACCCCACAGTGCTGCAGTATGATGACGTGTGTAAGATCGACTTTGGCACTCACATTAACG GGAGGATTATTGATTGTGCCTTCACCATCACCTTCAACCCTAAGTATGACAGACTGCTGGAGGCAGTGAAAGATGCCACCGACACTGGAATCAAG TGTGCTGGGATAGATGTACGTCTGTGCGATGTTGGTGAGTCGATACAGGAAGTTATGGAGTCTTATGAAGTGGAGATTGATGGGAAAACTTACCAAG TGAAGCCAATCCGAAATCTGAATGGCCATTCCATTGGTCAGTACCAGATCCACGGCGGCAAAACAGTCCCGATTGTAAAGGGGGGAGAGGCCACAAGAATGGAG gAATGTGAGGTTTATGCCATTGAGACCTTTGGCAGCACAGGCAAAGGTGTGGTCCATGATGATATGGAATGCTCACACTACATGAAGAACTTTGACGTGGGACATGTTCCCATCAG GCTTCCACGTGCAAAGCACATCTTGAACGTGGTGAACGAGAACTTCGGCACATTGGCATTTTGCAGACGGTGGCTTGATCGCCTGGGAGAGTCCAAGTATTTGATGGCCCTGAAGAATCTGTGTGACCTTGGCATCATCGACCCCTATCCTCCCCTCTGCGACGCCAAAGGAAGCTACACAGCCCAGTTTGAACACACCATCCTTCTCAGGCCGACCTGCAAAGAGGTGGTCAGCCGGGGGGACGACTACTGA